Proteins from a genomic interval of Sphingobacterium sp. SYP-B4668:
- a CDS encoding SusC/RagA family TonB-linked outer membrane protein, producing the protein MYGIADTTEDELSQEVTDSLKRILNVVTARRNSPDSVDIELMNKNPYISVAQFVKGAVSGLYVQEPSGEPGSLKNIVWRGLSSPLLANRNVNAVQPTIYVNGVPLAQESSFAFDIQRYQFNKIGTETDLFTRVDMNAIKSIEVIRDPVKLAELGPLAANGAIWIITKSGKSGPREIAINSYYGFTQKTAVTPINAEYENMFRQPFYAKYGDLNDRLRYPGYLSDSTNMNYYGPSDWSDLYYKNNPLYAIDMSLTGGSDRANFSFHGGHKSNAGNADNTKFKGYTALFSVNMAPFEWFTVSALINANRSERQRNKNLRDRYAETAYLPDLSTPLSPNRHTYAYYLDQFNGSLDDNIMNAVNGFINFKFKIIKDLSYESRLAIDYTEGIRDVFWPSTLMEGSNFVSNFFGYSQRLVFSNYLNYSLKVNPKSQLNLHLGSDYVMDLYRYNYARAYDGPNDFVKINVVNGNAAESDYLLPKGGLNVYRWNNKDQFRMQSFYGRAKYSYANILEAEALIRFDGASTVQPDSRWLFTPAANVSWNLKEHLLSGESPFSSLKLNLGAGRIARPISGARYATGPQYSTNMGWSTEPGLVSFNGFAGISRPYNSGWIGYDINWPYSDQMNLSVDATWWQDRAFATLALYNKSDKNQIVEIPVPNEYGYKSQHVNGMTVQNRGVELTLGATILQNPNGVQWKTSVNASFNKNKLTALPRGLDELVIGDRKLKVGAPIDQFWLYENEGIYERESDIPVNQSGRKLAFDGIYLNAGDPIWKDSNGDFNVDEQDKVMKGQATPKVFGGWANQISYKGFDLGVQLYFAAGHKLLNQRASTRYDFINNESNNSIQSVREIFHWQQDIDIEKYPIYNPWSSVVPYRVDQDLFLENASFLKLRSLSIGYDLSALGGLKERVKTLRRAYVYVSGTNLHTWTGFSGLDPELVEFNGYYTGYGQPLAPTYTLGIKLDL; encoded by the coding sequence ATGTACGGAATTGCTGACACGACGGAAGATGAGCTAAGTCAGGAGGTCACGGACAGCCTTAAAAGGATTCTGAATGTGGTGACAGCACGTCGAAATTCGCCTGACTCTGTGGATATCGAGTTGATGAATAAAAATCCATACATCAGTGTTGCTCAGTTTGTAAAGGGAGCGGTTTCTGGATTGTACGTCCAAGAACCTTCAGGTGAGCCTGGAAGCTTAAAGAATATCGTATGGCGGGGACTATCAAGCCCTTTGTTGGCAAATCGAAATGTAAATGCTGTACAACCGACCATCTATGTCAATGGTGTGCCTTTGGCGCAAGAAAGCAGTTTTGCATTTGATATCCAACGTTATCAATTCAATAAAATTGGTACAGAGACAGATTTGTTTACCCGAGTGGATATGAATGCCATCAAATCGATTGAGGTCATAAGAGATCCCGTCAAACTCGCCGAATTGGGGCCACTGGCGGCCAATGGAGCTATTTGGATCATAACAAAGTCAGGTAAATCGGGCCCGAGGGAAATTGCAATCAACAGTTACTATGGATTTACCCAGAAGACAGCTGTAACGCCTATCAATGCGGAGTACGAGAATATGTTTCGTCAACCCTTCTATGCAAAGTATGGAGACTTGAACGATCGATTGCGCTATCCAGGATATTTGAGTGATTCTACCAATATGAACTATTATGGTCCTTCGGACTGGTCTGATCTTTATTATAAGAACAATCCCCTATATGCTATAGATATGAGTCTAACGGGAGGATCGGATCGCGCTAATTTTAGTTTTCATGGCGGACACAAGAGCAATGCAGGAAATGCAGATAATACCAAATTCAAAGGATATACAGCCTTATTCAGTGTCAATATGGCTCCATTTGAGTGGTTTACCGTATCAGCATTGATCAACGCCAATCGATCTGAACGTCAGCGTAATAAAAACTTGAGAGATCGCTATGCCGAGACGGCATACCTGCCGGATTTGTCCACCCCCTTGTCGCCTAATCGTCATACATATGCTTATTATTTAGATCAATTCAACGGATCCTTAGATGATAATATCATGAATGCCGTAAATGGTTTTATAAACTTTAAATTCAAAATTATCAAAGACCTTTCTTATGAAAGTAGATTGGCTATCGATTACACAGAAGGTATTCGAGACGTATTCTGGCCATCAACCTTAATGGAGGGAAGCAATTTTGTGTCTAACTTTTTTGGTTATTCACAGCGATTGGTGTTTAGTAACTACCTAAACTATAGCCTGAAAGTCAATCCGAAGAGTCAACTCAATCTTCATCTGGGGAGTGACTATGTAATGGACCTCTATCGATATAACTATGCACGAGCATATGATGGACCGAATGATTTTGTAAAAATCAATGTCGTGAATGGGAATGCTGCTGAGAGTGACTATCTACTGCCGAAAGGCGGATTGAACGTATATCGTTGGAATAATAAGGACCAATTCAGAATGCAGTCGTTCTATGGTCGAGCAAAGTACAGCTATGCAAATATTTTGGAGGCCGAGGCATTAATCAGATTCGATGGAGCCTCGACAGTACAACCCGATAGCAGATGGTTGTTTACGCCTGCAGCCAATGTGTCGTGGAATTTGAAAGAACACCTTTTGTCGGGAGAAAGCCCATTCTCAAGCCTGAAACTTAATTTGGGGGCTGGACGTATCGCTCGGCCAATATCGGGTGCTCGCTATGCAACAGGACCGCAGTATTCGACCAATATGGGATGGAGCACAGAACCTGGATTGGTGTCATTTAATGGTTTTGCAGGGATTTCCAGACCCTATAACTCTGGGTGGATAGGATACGATATCAACTGGCCATACTCGGATCAGATGAACTTATCGGTGGATGCTACGTGGTGGCAGGATAGAGCTTTTGCAACGCTGGCTTTGTATAACAAATCGGATAAAAATCAAATTGTAGAAATTCCAGTTCCGAATGAATATGGCTACAAAAGCCAACATGTGAACGGGATGACCGTGCAAAACAGAGGGGTAGAGTTGACGTTGGGGGCTACAATCCTACAGAACCCAAATGGAGTTCAATGGAAAACATCTGTGAATGCCTCATTCAATAAAAACAAACTTACTGCTTTGCCACGTGGCCTTGACGAATTAGTCATTGGTGATCGTAAATTAAAAGTGGGTGCGCCCATCGATCAATTTTGGTTGTATGAGAATGAGGGGATTTATGAACGGGAATCGGATATTCCGGTGAATCAATCGGGGCGTAAATTAGCATTCGACGGAATCTACCTGAATGCTGGAGATCCTATTTGGAAGGATAGTAATGGTGACTTCAACGTCGATGAGCAAGATAAAGTGATGAAGGGGCAAGCCACTCCAAAAGTCTTTGGTGGTTGGGCCAATCAAATTTCTTATAAGGGATTTGATTTGGGGGTGCAACTATATTTTGCCGCTGGGCACAAATTATTAAATCAACGTGCTTCTACTCGATACGATTTTATCAACAATGAGAGTAACAATAGCATCCAGTCCGTAAGAGAGATTTTTCATTGGCAACAGGATATCGATATTGAAAAGTACCCAATTTATAATCCATGGAGTAGCGTAGTACCGTATCGTGTTGATCAGGATTTATTCCTAGAGAATGCTTCTTTCCTAAAACTACGTTCGCTAAGCATAGGATACGATTTATCTGCTCTGGGGGGGCTAAAGGAGCGTGTCAAAACACTAAGAAGAGCATATGTATATGTCTCTGGCACCAACTTGCACACGTGGACGGGATTCTCAGGTCTCGATCCTGAGTTGGTCGAATTTAACGGGTATTATACCGGATACGGCCAACCCTTAGCACCGACATATACATTGGGAATAAAATTGGATCTATAA
- a CDS encoding RagB/SusD family nutrient uptake outer membrane protein, producing MKKYIKVAIALSAAVLLLPITSCDKQLDVVASDVASEELQWKSISDTKAGLMGIYGLMRAAMFDNNAHWVYGEMREGDFESFNRADLDAIHDHDLKASYPVIKSLTNWRRFYAVINAASLFIERAHEVFEKDKRYTEINLKWDIAQARTIRAFTYFYMVRIWGDVPLLRKSFDDGEFLERPKNDKETVLAFAEEELLKAVEDLPYGYGFLTESYYGAGSSVWRGVLFNKVTAYAILSHMAAWQQRYIQADAYSKFVLDTYDRIAVSYSSIGTLTGRTGIFSTEYVGGQILAVGSPYYLSEATATGHIEELTLAAPLVSKKNPAIFIPKDTISKTFPEPNDTRFGIDTISGLTRTNYFTNYSGETPIFSKIKVLRDGNTTGNSYAVFGSALVFTRLEEMTLLRAEILAVLKQETEAIRLLNVVKTLRNTTPFTSASKEDLITAIFEERRRELMGEGWRWYDQIRLNRIKTVNQRIGEMIDNDGIYWPIASEVLKNNSLIKQNDYWN from the coding sequence ATGAAAAAATATATAAAAGTAGCTATAGCATTGTCCGCCGCTGTCCTTCTGCTGCCAATCACCTCCTGTGATAAACAATTGGATGTAGTCGCTTCGGATGTGGCATCTGAGGAATTGCAATGGAAAAGCATTTCTGATACTAAAGCAGGATTAATGGGTATATACGGTCTGATGAGAGCTGCGATGTTTGACAACAACGCACATTGGGTGTATGGTGAGATGCGAGAAGGAGATTTTGAGTCTTTTAATAGAGCCGATCTAGATGCGATACATGATCATGATTTGAAGGCCTCATATCCTGTTATCAAATCACTGACGAATTGGAGACGATTTTATGCGGTGATCAATGCGGCTTCCTTATTTATCGAACGTGCGCATGAAGTTTTTGAAAAGGATAAGCGATATACGGAAATCAATCTGAAGTGGGACATTGCTCAAGCCAGAACGATTCGAGCTTTTACCTATTTCTATATGGTTAGAATCTGGGGAGATGTACCATTGTTGCGCAAATCATTTGATGATGGCGAATTCTTGGAGCGACCAAAAAACGATAAAGAGACGGTGTTGGCTTTTGCTGAAGAAGAATTGTTGAAGGCGGTAGAGGACTTGCCTTATGGGTATGGTTTTTTGACGGAAAGCTATTATGGTGCAGGATCTTCTGTGTGGAGAGGGGTATTGTTTAACAAAGTAACAGCTTATGCGATTCTATCCCATATGGCAGCGTGGCAGCAACGCTACATCCAAGCGGATGCATATTCAAAGTTTGTCTTGGATACGTACGATCGTATTGCGGTGTCGTATTCATCAATTGGCACCCTGACGGGACGGACCGGGATTTTTTCAACAGAATACGTAGGTGGACAAATATTAGCAGTGGGCTCACCTTACTACCTTAGTGAAGCTACGGCGACAGGGCATATCGAGGAATTGACTTTGGCAGCACCCCTCGTATCTAAAAAGAACCCGGCAATCTTTATACCAAAGGATACCATATCTAAAACCTTCCCTGAACCTAATGATACGCGCTTCGGGATAGATACAATTTCTGGATTAACACGGACCAACTATTTTACCAATTATAGTGGAGAGACCCCCATCTTCAGTAAGATTAAAGTGCTGCGAGATGGCAACACCACCGGAAATTCATATGCTGTATTTGGATCGGCATTGGTCTTTACCCGACTTGAAGAAATGACCCTATTACGGGCCGAGATATTGGCTGTATTGAAGCAAGAGACGGAAGCGATTCGTCTACTCAACGTCGTAAAAACCTTGCGAAACACAACACCGTTTACATCAGCATCAAAAGAAGATTTAATCACGGCCATTTTTGAGGAAAGAAGACGAGAATTGATGGGTGAAGGATGGAGATGGTATGATCAAATACGTCTCAATCGCATTAAAACTGTGAACCAACGGATTGGTGAGATGATTGATAATGATGGAATTTACTGGCCAATTGCTTCTGAAGTTTTGAAAAATAATTCACTTATCAAACAGAATGATTACTGGAATTAA
- a CDS encoding fasciclin domain-containing protein codes for MMTILNKVLGLACLLIGLASCQKGDQYYFDYKNETKTFDGTILDYLDSQPGVFDSLILTLDRVAELRTALKDDSKQYTLFAVTNRSFEIAIKSLNTTRKLANKKPLYIEDLDLIEVDSILSRYVFQGMYDTDYLSPFVEGQTIESVRYNYKMHMQYEVTNASGLVGGGQQQIELSDVNNSIFQRYWKSINTASVNLKTKNGVIHILSSGHDFGFNKLTTKFAQ; via the coding sequence ATGATGACGATATTAAATAAAGTACTGGGGCTAGCCTGCCTACTGATAGGGTTGGCCTCCTGTCAGAAAGGGGATCAGTATTATTTCGATTATAAAAACGAGACCAAAACCTTTGATGGTACCATACTCGATTACTTGGATTCGCAACCTGGTGTATTTGATTCTCTAATCCTGACGCTCGATCGTGTAGCCGAATTAAGGACAGCTCTCAAAGATGACAGTAAGCAGTATACCTTATTTGCAGTCACCAATAGGAGCTTTGAAATTGCGATTAAATCATTGAATACCACGCGTAAACTGGCCAACAAAAAACCACTATATATAGAAGATTTGGATCTTATTGAGGTCGACTCCATTCTTTCCCGGTATGTATTTCAAGGCATGTATGATACGGATTATCTAAGCCCGTTTGTGGAAGGGCAAACGATAGAAAGCGTAAGGTACAATTACAAGATGCATATGCAATATGAGGTAACCAATGCTTCTGGTTTAGTGGGTGGTGGTCAGCAACAAATTGAGTTGAGTGATGTCAATAATTCCATCTTTCAACGCTACTGGAAATCAATAAATACAGCTTCGGTCAACTTGAAAACAAAAAATGGAGTAATCCACATCTTGAGCTCGGGACATGATTTTGGCTTCAATAAATTAACGACAAAATTTGCGCAATAA
- a CDS encoding DUF5007 domain-containing protein: protein MKSTYLTNLCRILTIVGMVITLQACKKYIPENRDSLGSEVDYTTKEFNPILGIKNIYENAAYVGTNTSQPLQFALVNVRTTKGEIPTELMDKFPVKIWKKEYSGEEKSLAEIESKRKVEYRPMLEIGKNSGDIIFWDSGNSNIVKTIPDSGYVFDVEIQNNGGRKYVRNMKLKPYKEMPYTPSIYNAITGVALNSFVYPNRMRNLYGERDPIFNVRVYFRKDVDNKAPGNSLTFSFVDSLNNYIDPMLFNQTDWDNLVHGFDRKLVDKKMVYQVAYPMPLISKRTRYTTQDGKLANVSFRYSRIGFGGFRQESEIGLEYAIFEEGHWEIQIRFANETPKFEDEK from the coding sequence ATGAAATCCACGTATCTAACTAATCTATGCCGTATCCTTACGATAGTGGGAATGGTCATCACGTTGCAGGCTTGTAAAAAATATATCCCTGAAAATAGAGATTCATTGGGCTCAGAGGTCGACTATACAACCAAGGAATTTAATCCCATATTGGGTATAAAGAATATCTATGAAAATGCGGCATATGTGGGCACCAATACCTCGCAGCCCCTACAATTTGCTTTGGTAAATGTCCGGACGACCAAGGGGGAGATCCCGACTGAATTAATGGACAAGTTTCCGGTAAAAATCTGGAAAAAGGAATATTCGGGCGAGGAGAAGTCATTGGCTGAGATAGAAAGCAAACGAAAAGTGGAGTACCGCCCAATGCTTGAGATTGGGAAGAATTCTGGCGATATCATTTTTTGGGACAGTGGTAACTCGAATATCGTGAAGACGATTCCAGATTCTGGATATGTATTTGATGTCGAAATCCAAAATAACGGCGGACGTAAGTATGTCCGTAATATGAAGCTTAAACCCTACAAAGAGATGCCCTATACCCCTTCTATCTACAATGCGATAACAGGGGTTGCACTGAATTCATTTGTGTATCCAAATCGCATGCGAAATCTCTATGGCGAGCGGGATCCAATATTCAACGTCAGGGTGTATTTCCGTAAAGATGTGGACAATAAGGCACCCGGAAACAGCTTGACTTTCAGTTTTGTAGATTCTTTGAACAACTACATCGATCCGATGCTCTTCAACCAAACTGATTGGGATAATTTGGTTCACGGCTTTGATCGTAAACTGGTAGATAAAAAGATGGTGTATCAGGTGGCCTACCCTATGCCTTTGATTTCGAAACGGACACGCTATACAACTCAGGATGGGAAATTAGCAAATGTCTCATTTAGATACAGCAGAATAGGATTTGGAGGATTTAGACAGGAATCTGAAATAGGATTGGAATATGCAATTTTTGAGGAAGGTCATTGGGAAATCCAAATCAGGTTCGCAAATGAGACGCCCAAATTCGAAGACGAAAAGTAG
- a CDS encoding SusC/RagA family TonB-linked outer membrane protein: MKNIYLILLSICMLCSKSLWAQEAITGTVRTGNNQPLANVTILLGSSKKVLGSTNTAGAFSVSVPANATLIFKSIGFEEQRVQVQAGKRVYNVSMKESDQMLEEAVVVGYQARKKESLTGSAVVISGKEIQDVPAASFTDLLQGKVAGLNIQMNNGTPGMRGSMAIRGVSNLNVSGSGDNAFLTPTAPLFVIDGVPLDENTGYEYGFESASPGVSPLSLIPVEDIESVVVLKDAQATALYGSRGAYGVILVQTKRGNSSIPIVQYTSQLFLNTVPTLRDVIGGAAERRLRVMQILQYDSTYRAALERINNTPFLADSNNVYYNNSTDWQRLFYRNTINHSQNVNISGGSQQFNYKLNSGFYQEKGIIQNTGFNRYTLQMNMQYRPSPKFMMSAYVNTSLGKNSTGSGNAFNQSGVGTAANTTSLLPPPSFSSASNVAMAALSVDDDNKTGNIVNQVELQYQPIEGLIGTSTISYNYTFSTKDRFLPEALNANSSEIYSYNDRRDKLYNRNMLSFTKTFAEKHNILIYGFSEMEFNNFRADAMRLNGTPSDQITSALGYNTRITRGGTLNNIAEQRLLSYSGAANYNYDSRYVMEFTYRVDGTSATGNINPWSHNPSIGARWNFKEESFMQDVDWLSYGWIRGSWGKNIAPSGSIYDVYGRYTSGGTYNNQPGTQLVMKSVPNIQLVPQKTTQLNGAIELGFWNSRLTMVYETYYKQSDQILREKKIANHNAFESVKTNETSMVNMGHELMVYYRPKFENDNWDMTISANGALNKDYVTALPDGVRQFSEADPNVTNLTTLFRLGINSRTNVLLHYNGVYKTDDEVPVNPLTGLKYRAGNAVTEGAFFRAGDPIWTDINGDYVLDENDYVYVGNSLPILTGGFNTFTKYKEWSLRADFFFSIKRDIMNNALADRFRNYADPDNSRADPKEKNPGALVPLDKYDIWRMAGDDAYYPNPFDFTRYTLYDPYRYDQTLFMEDGSYVKFQSATLAYNFDRERFIKRLGISSLRLYLTAGNIYTFSRYSGPDPEMVTSMGRDSSNGYPNRRTYTVGLNVQF; the protein is encoded by the coding sequence ATGAAGAATATATATCTTATTTTGCTATCCATATGCATGCTGTGCAGCAAATCTTTGTGGGCACAGGAGGCAATAACGGGCACCGTCAGAACGGGAAATAACCAACCATTGGCCAATGTGACCATCTTATTGGGGTCGTCCAAGAAGGTGTTGGGTAGTACCAATACGGCGGGGGCATTTAGTGTTAGCGTACCGGCCAATGCAACGCTAATATTTAAAAGTATCGGATTTGAAGAGCAGAGGGTACAGGTGCAGGCTGGCAAGCGCGTGTACAATGTCAGCATGAAAGAAAGCGATCAGATGCTCGAAGAAGCAGTAGTGGTTGGTTATCAGGCGCGTAAAAAGGAGTCATTGACAGGGTCTGCCGTGGTGATCAGCGGTAAAGAAATCCAAGACGTACCTGCAGCGAGTTTCACCGATTTATTACAAGGTAAGGTTGCAGGTCTAAATATTCAAATGAACAATGGAACGCCTGGAATGCGAGGTTCTATGGCTATTAGAGGGGTTTCTAATCTGAACGTCTCTGGTTCTGGTGATAATGCCTTTTTGACACCTACCGCCCCACTGTTTGTCATAGATGGAGTTCCATTAGATGAAAATACAGGATATGAGTATGGATTTGAATCCGCCTCTCCAGGTGTCAGTCCCCTATCCCTGATTCCGGTAGAGGACATTGAATCGGTCGTGGTGTTGAAAGATGCCCAAGCAACGGCTCTTTATGGGTCTAGAGGTGCATACGGTGTTATCTTGGTCCAAACCAAAAGAGGAAACTCCAGCATACCTATTGTTCAATACACCTCGCAATTATTTTTAAATACCGTTCCGACGTTAAGGGACGTGATTGGTGGCGCTGCAGAGCGAAGATTGCGGGTCATGCAGATTCTGCAGTATGACTCCACTTATAGGGCGGCCTTGGAGCGAATCAATAATACCCCTTTTTTGGCAGATAGTAATAATGTGTACTACAATAATTCTACTGATTGGCAACGCCTATTTTATCGGAACACCATCAACCATTCGCAAAACGTGAACATCTCTGGAGGAAGTCAACAGTTCAATTACAAGTTGAACAGTGGGTTCTACCAAGAAAAAGGGATTATTCAAAATACAGGCTTCAACCGCTATACGTTGCAGATGAACATGCAATATAGGCCAAGTCCAAAGTTCATGATGTCGGCCTATGTTAACACGAGTTTGGGAAAAAACAGCACGGGAAGTGGCAATGCTTTTAACCAATCTGGGGTCGGGACTGCGGCAAATACAACGTCGCTGCTACCACCGCCATCTTTCTCCTCGGCTAGTAATGTCGCAATGGCTGCCCTATCCGTGGACGATGATAATAAAACCGGAAACATTGTCAATCAAGTGGAACTGCAATATCAACCTATTGAAGGACTAATCGGTACCTCCACCATAAGTTATAACTATACTTTTTCAACGAAGGATCGCTTTCTACCGGAAGCACTGAACGCCAATAGCTCGGAAATCTATTCGTATAATGATCGTCGAGACAAATTGTACAATCGGAACATGTTGTCTTTCACAAAGACATTTGCAGAGAAGCACAATATTTTAATCTATGGTTTTTCCGAAATGGAATTCAATAATTTCAGAGCAGATGCTATGCGATTAAATGGTACACCAAGTGATCAGATTACATCAGCACTAGGATACAATACGCGCATCACCCGCGGAGGAACGTTGAACAACATTGCTGAGCAACGTTTGCTGAGCTACTCGGGGGCGGCCAATTATAATTATGATTCGAGATATGTTATGGAGTTTACCTATCGTGTCGATGGGACTTCGGCTACCGGTAATATTAACCCTTGGTCACACAATCCTTCGATTGGAGCGAGGTGGAACTTTAAAGAAGAGTCATTTATGCAAGACGTAGATTGGCTGTCCTATGGATGGATTAGAGGTAGTTGGGGGAAAAATATCGCGCCTTCGGGCTCTATATATGATGTATATGGTCGCTATACGAGTGGTGGTACTTACAATAATCAGCCCGGCACACAGTTGGTCATGAAGTCGGTACCCAATATCCAATTGGTACCACAAAAAACGACACAGTTGAATGGAGCTATTGAATTGGGATTCTGGAACAGTCGATTAACCATGGTTTATGAAACCTATTACAAACAATCCGATCAGATCTTGCGTGAAAAGAAGATTGCTAATCACAATGCCTTTGAGAGTGTAAAGACCAACGAAACCAGTATGGTCAATATGGGACATGAGTTGATGGTCTATTACCGACCAAAGTTTGAAAATGACAATTGGGATATGACTATCTCGGCCAACGGCGCTTTAAATAAGGATTATGTCACCGCTTTGCCGGATGGTGTAAGACAGTTTTCAGAAGCTGATCCCAATGTTACGAACCTGACAACATTGTTTCGCCTAGGGATAAATTCCCGAACAAATGTACTCCTGCATTATAACGGAGTATATAAAACCGACGATGAGGTCCCTGTAAATCCACTCACTGGATTGAAATATCGTGCAGGGAATGCTGTTACAGAGGGAGCTTTCTTTAGGGCCGGAGATCCAATCTGGACAGATATCAATGGTGATTATGTATTGGATGAGAATGACTATGTGTATGTAGGTAACTCCCTTCCGATACTGACGGGTGGTTTCAACACCTTTACTAAATATAAGGAATGGTCTCTTCGTGCGGATTTCTTCTTCAGCATCAAGCGGGATATTATGAATAATGCGTTGGCAGATCGATTCCGTAATTATGCCGATCCAGACAACAGTCGCGCAGATCCAAAGGAAAAAAATCCAGGAGCACTGGTGCCCTTGGATAAATATGATATCTGGAGAATGGCTGGAGATGATGCGTATTACCCTAATCCATTTGACTTTACACGATATACCTTATATGATCCTTATCGATATGACCAGACCTTATTTATGGAGGATGGTTCCTACGTTAAGTTTCAATCAGCGACGTTGGCTTACAACTTTGATCGGGAGAGATTTATCAAGCGGTTGGGAATCTCGTCACTACGATTGTATCTGACGGCTGGCAATATTTATACCTTCAGCCGCTATTCTGGCCCGGATCCAGAGATGGTTACCTCGATGGGGAGGGACTCATCAAATGGATATCCGAATAGAAGAACCTATACAGTAGGCTTAAATGTTCAATTTTAA
- a CDS encoding RagB/SusD family nutrient uptake outer membrane protein: MKYQGIKTIIYIFLTASLFTISSCGKEFLNLTPIDDLSGNNYWKRERDVNQYVQGIYNTFRDATMQMMFFPASGDLRCAPINRTSATSGAGRDYISHVMNNNLNAAIYGDFSYFGFDKITRWNLFYKMAQSANILYYEVGQMESSILSDRQRDAYRAEAVFLRNLAYFFMVRLYGDIPYYTEAYQSSPLPRTNMIQVLKNGLADMEQHYKNLPWTYDDPSIVAVRAMRGAGITLMMHMNMWIAGFTTEDKIPYYEKVAELGGEILTNGGAYELLPLERTKEIFKGRTKEGLFEIVQNLNFGETFHLSATFADYVLRAPNKVTTRSYIYYDTKFMETLYPRGEQDKRKTVWFDEYIYNTDGMMQMLKFVNVFMEEGEDYNPDDNQIVFRYADPILLRAEALAELNREDEAREAVNMIRRRAGAKLAQTETGEELKDFIWWERVRELMGEGHFYYDLVRTKKVVNSDYTSRPMNVVAFNSGGWTWPIHKDALLNNPFMTLNNFWN; this comes from the coding sequence ATGAAATACCAAGGAATTAAAACGATCATATATATCTTTCTCACAGCATCATTGTTTACGATTTCTTCTTGTGGAAAGGAGTTTTTGAACTTGACTCCTATTGACGACCTATCGGGTAATAATTATTGGAAGCGGGAGCGGGATGTCAATCAGTATGTTCAAGGTATATACAATACGTTCAGAGATGCTACTATGCAAATGATGTTTTTCCCAGCATCCGGTGATTTGAGATGTGCCCCTATCAATCGTACGTCAGCGACTTCCGGAGCAGGGCGAGATTATATTTCGCATGTGATGAACAACAACCTGAATGCGGCCATATATGGGGACTTCAGTTATTTTGGGTTTGACAAGATTACGCGTTGGAACCTTTTTTATAAAATGGCGCAATCGGCAAATATTCTTTATTATGAAGTTGGGCAAATGGAAAGCTCCATATTATCGGATCGACAACGTGATGCTTATCGAGCAGAGGCTGTATTCTTGCGAAATTTAGCCTATTTCTTTATGGTGCGCCTGTATGGTGATATTCCGTATTATACTGAAGCCTACCAAAGTTCGCCCTTGCCACGTACCAACATGATCCAAGTGTTGAAGAATGGGCTAGCAGATATGGAGCAGCATTATAAAAATCTACCTTGGACGTATGATGATCCGTCTATTGTGGCCGTACGGGCTATGCGCGGCGCGGGGATTACCTTGATGATGCACATGAATATGTGGATTGCGGGATTTACAACAGAAGATAAGATTCCATATTACGAAAAAGTAGCAGAATTGGGTGGTGAGATTTTGACCAATGGGGGGGCCTATGAATTGTTACCATTAGAGCGAACCAAGGAGATTTTTAAAGGGAGGACTAAGGAAGGGCTTTTTGAAATCGTTCAGAACTTGAATTTTGGTGAAACTTTCCATCTATCGGCCACATTTGCGGATTATGTACTGCGAGCACCTAATAAAGTAACTACCCGCTCCTATATCTACTATGATACAAAGTTCATGGAAACACTGTATCCTCGTGGCGAACAGGACAAACGTAAAACAGTCTGGTTTGACGAATATATCTACAATACCGATGGGATGATGCAGATGTTGAAATTTGTGAATGTATTTATGGAAGAAGGGGAGGATTACAACCCCGATGATAATCAGATTGTCTTTCGATATGCCGATCCTATACTGCTAAGAGCAGAGGCGTTGGCTGAGTTGAATCGTGAAGATGAAGCTCGCGAGGCAGTCAATATGATACGTCGGAGAGCTGGAGCAAAGCTTGCTCAGACAGAAACGGGAGAGGAATTGAAGGACTTTATATGGTGGGAGCGGGTGCGAGAATTGATGGGAGAGGGACATTTTTACTATGACTTGGTAAGGACTAAAAAGGTAGTCAATTCAGACTATACTTCCAGGCCAATGAACGTCGTAGCCTTCAATTCTGGTGGGTGGACTTGGCCTATACATAAGGATGCATTGCTCAATAATCCGTTTATGACACTTAATAATTTCTGGAACTAG